A single region of the Oenococcus kitaharae DSM 17330 genome encodes:
- a CDS encoding phosphoglycerate kinase, giving the protein MAKLTVKDLDLKGKKVLMRVDFNVPIKDGVIGNDNRVVAALPTIKYVLEQGGKAILFSHLGRVKKAEDKPGLSLAPVAKHLGELLGQEVVFPGKTEGSELEDAVNALKEGQVLMVENTRYEDVDADGNYVKRESGNAPELGKYWAGLGDDVFINDAFGTAHRSHASNVGIASNVSKTAAGFLMEKEIKYLDVAVNQPKRPFVAVLGGAKVSDKIEVIKNLLAKADQVIVGGGMSYTFSSARGVSIGNSLFEADKVDLAKEIMAEAGDKLVLPEDSVSAESFANDVPTKVFENGIADGWMGLDIGPKTIKKFENTLKGAKTVVWNGPMGVFEMSHFANGTLELGKFIGSLTAEGATTIVGGGDSTAAVAQLGIADQFTHISTGGGASLEYLEGKTLPGIAAISDK; this is encoded by the coding sequence ATGGCAAAATTAACTGTAAAAGACCTTGATTTAAAAGGTAAAAAAGTTTTAATGCGCGTGGATTTCAACGTGCCGATCAAAGATGGTGTAATTGGTAATGATAATCGTGTCGTGGCTGCACTGCCGACGATTAAATACGTTCTGGAACAAGGCGGCAAGGCCATTTTGTTCAGTCATCTTGGCCGTGTGAAAAAGGCTGAGGATAAGCCGGGGCTGAGTTTGGCTCCAGTTGCCAAGCACTTGGGCGAGCTGCTTGGACAGGAAGTTGTTTTTCCCGGAAAGACTGAAGGCAGTGAACTTGAAGATGCTGTTAACGCTTTAAAAGAAGGCCAGGTCCTCATGGTCGAAAATACCCGTTATGAAGATGTTGATGCTGATGGCAACTATGTCAAACGCGAATCTGGCAATGCGCCTGAGCTAGGAAAGTATTGGGCAGGTTTGGGTGATGATGTGTTTATCAACGATGCTTTCGGTACAGCTCATCGGTCACATGCGTCTAATGTCGGTATCGCCTCTAACGTTTCAAAAACGGCTGCGGGCTTCTTGATGGAAAAAGAGATTAAATATCTTGATGTTGCCGTTAATCAGCCAAAGCGTCCTTTTGTAGCTGTTTTGGGCGGTGCGAAAGTTTCAGATAAAATTGAAGTCATCAAGAATTTGCTTGCGAAAGCCGACCAAGTGATCGTTGGCGGCGGCATGAGCTATACCTTCTCTTCTGCTCGCGGAGTTTCTATTGGAAATTCGTTGTTTGAGGCAGATAAAGTTGATTTAGCCAAAGAAATTATGGCTGAAGCTGGCGACAAACTGGTGCTTCCAGAAGATTCTGTTTCTGCTGAAAGTTTTGCTAATGATGTGCCAACCAAGGTATTTGAGAATGGCATTGCAGATGGCTGGATGGGTCTTGATATTGGGCCTAAGACGATCAAAAAATTTGAAAACACGTTAAAGGGTGCCAAAACAGTTGTTTGGAATGGGCCTATGGGCGTTTTTGAAATGAGCCACTTTGCAAACGGCACATTGGAATTAGGCAAGTTTATTGGTTCCTTAACTGCTGAGGGAGCAACGACTATTGTCGGCGGTGGCGATTCCACTGCTGCTGTTGCACAGTTAGGTATTGCTGATCAGTTCACTCATATTTCAACTGGCGGCGGTGCTAGCTTGGAATATCTGGAAGGTAAGACACTTCCTGGAATTGCTGCGATTTCGGATAAATAA
- a CDS encoding DUF1516 family protein, which yields MMQTILGIHILSALAIAVFATASLILPLEKDHMVVLISRIIYLPLFITGLILAFRTVHTQPVMTILKIAIVLAFVALLEITLANKLKHRPGVIFLTLIAALFFLAALFGIILFFN from the coding sequence ATGATGCAAACAATACTTGGGATCCATATTCTTTCTGCTCTTGCGATTGCAGTCTTCGCTACGGCTTCATTAATTCTGCCACTTGAGAAAGATCACATGGTCGTTTTAATCAGCAGAATTATTTATCTGCCACTCTTCATCACAGGGCTGATATTGGCATTTCGAACCGTCCACACACAGCCAGTCATGACAATTTTGAAAATAGCAATTGTGCTTGCTTTTGTGGCTTTGCTAGAAATTACCCTAGCCAATAAATTGAAGCATCGACCTGGTGTCATCTTCTTGACGCTAATTGCAGCATTATTTTTCTTAGCAGCCCTATTCGGCATTATTCTTTTCTTTAATTGA